The following proteins are encoded in a genomic region of Tenebrio molitor chromosome 7, icTenMoli1.1, whole genome shotgun sequence:
- the unc80 gene encoding protein unc-80 homolog isoform X10 has product MRMPDSDRRSSGENGLNEDALPVPIQVFLWRQISPFVKPKLGKLHEASCMFCQHSMTGHHELKEACKMFERVLVQNIQSGLKSDLSEAIRSIPRWRLIQASLPHVMHSAASLLFNRMKDGNIQSLGAVETKLMYTLHWIILDAAEECADNDFEKGLFHTSPFYYLFSIPTLTLFIYLFAPICNNLKESDFQNFRLENGLKIWQGMWEFRQPEASCFSSHCKPKPKHLFGKNSKQKTQFGDVFLGRKQSEDLLGRESPPSQGISASSSEQQHLFSSGPSTTTVTVTATITKITDDENNWVSSPKDTVFPETIPEESSSTEEEHVVIFRLPSLHESDGFLRDPSIYTAETSLFQLAMRKSSTGKNNVKAEQIPAASVPDSKPSKPSIQKIGFIKTSSSSTDKDSVDSSKHPSTEGPAPDMDGSRKTLTGAPPVDITAATFLDVAVLRCLFITHWQEEGIYWALHYLYNRLRDISEETAAQLQPRRRSNSLPIPKIEVSLYQSTELKKQENNKDFIEVPEVKDVSLLAESPYTNKKPLDEPVHLRRASEKIKKRMKIADLKAFVETKLLSKSDKALEKIGQDEPKPLGEHADYHRSLDTGDEHLSRPNSAMSKMFEPTASNLVKGKSMPSLRYMGEIHWDRRRPSRFERPTQPMANPIITVTEHTPTPSPDYLKRQGSMDSQLDAASLSGSKLGNWNERKASLTRSQTDSNITYAGEDIPEAPGSACYITKEGDIDFQVVLKAVHATALRDNTVCTLRVLEVILNLVELLIDVGVLKQGPRNETTTTSASVSGQTTSPGKTQKVPTSTTYASLGGELEKTAKPMTSHKLIMHIIIRVLKHLGCPHGCADGQRGPAAEFLRTQCQNILAKLNRVSANQFKNFLRDYVKFQPLSDVLDLFHAYVGYCIDPSSLLSPLNQKRGSSRSPDTVSQGGYATNFDTGVGGGGIRGVEGQIMSHVFKPLVTRFVDSAKEIKTPDNLGLYCEVRQLMTYVKEGHGSVFRRVALSALIDTADRPSKKEVNVQTTRVIRHMHHSEIDDQGDVPTDTSYTIDERGVRKLLFKKRSTSSTCASLLETEAEELSKISQSPLGNLRKRHILTPRQSERALGIVEPPTKIKSKSKLGGIVNWFKKSDQTSVDDNENQENGDSGTDTSSFIRQTSKYYPNKSGKSNVGQTLQKAKRRVEDRFNKFVLKKGKKKDGSTEETSGGYLSRRNSVELGESSRESEFVVFKERKLVATAPVYQGALRLSFLLETCPPGSVPDAHLLASILDLPHSTVVARATLLLECSYFVHCCNKGQWPSWMKLNFPMFRPSGPLPPRGPNTGIRRSHIMQRAAGKMFYQWAEVLGQRLEEIINEDKHLEPHIAAMVLDEQKQKELLMQDEEEDFLDEASINTYGSSCSMALRLIACILLHEITSFLRETYQTLPKSSRMTGKERPPPWERLYSREANRRWSMALSSMGHSQTSAQSLQSIAGDRDSGQAERKISFVLHEPDNESEGSSNTTVTMQAMMQGEETKRIGQPPRPYLLRRGTAAPSGGSFKRRSLKLRRGTKEGKEMEIEWRIPETVKRTDSIQSKRKVSSLSDRSDTSEPGMAGEASGEESPGVLSDDQPPESPSDSNDTDDTTKNMPWMKVMVQVSNSFYYFCTHQNFCHPFCYRRIMRSCSRLVKAVRKVYGEEFGVLDDKLNMDFGGKKKGNKKDKSQNRKVSDQTSSQVSPIRRKDSVGKKEKIEKNLDGSQLSKLASKESSRDIADSDTGHDPSKSTNDSKPLEPPPILKYIKTQVKDAFHSPLAVLLKGAVILSEEHFIEIIPVAWELLLETNQEVTASAASIFILAAVKAPQPVSDIMQHGLSHPEAAVRINAILRFQVLWKMRYQVWPRMEESAHILFKVPPPGIEFTLPSPKIGIESLDVVDSPWELLVKTKVEEVTINQERHRSLVTATKTRKKQQTELIKMALQAQDDKKREERENFLITTIPITIQAAHEPSLYHTSEEHDEADDEQVEGQTRNTGHHLHSAHSLFPSCLCSAVVQIITLLDDAAVSADGNAVYEVAYQVIWCCLVEDSALFLRYILERLTREKQEQMFKILRHVIRFIPKLPQQAAFALYNYIIGYVMFYVRSPHEDGQMLIGAALSLLWMVVHSVHGIMFKDLKQILRKEQCDASILLTANVPSAKKIIVHGPQDPDAAGIPSQFPVQEDTQFCQILREALDFFGIEDNRQKEFFLVDYKTHQIRNPASYVRDYYFFKRSQYPQLELVHMKPEDAFNALQKQELLHKFVEIGKVLLTWAILKNVDMVVQRVVFLHEELMKLPSFPRKALESDLDLYKGGALGKELLGLDVLHKFMWVRLIARMFEAMAGNFAYSGDIHLFLNVLNGAVMLHSEDACILRYVMATYINAAFHFKNIFSTNGYLLIMPTLLKIYSNHQTNKLVTTTIEYAVKQFYLMNRKPFILQMFGSVSAMLDTDEEGTFGDAHKIQSSCLFNLLLSLETPSPDPLNIAELVKEDKPLKAIDFCYHDENEMVTILDCISLCVMVVSYSSESVRGYQMLIILEAILPCYVQHIQLPSYNKEGKTEKEIINHLAVSIKTLVNNCEALTKSYNGPYRSSPEHKGSSQRNYSRGPYSPGFDFEDESHSKFMSEHSRAKSMYEHDVEDSEVLRADYRRPRDVLLSLVGEFMCRATARLIELNKKNNQEGKLIELLDIRSHIRLADIAHSLLKVSPYDPESMGCRGLQHYMSYILPSTEWANDAMRPALVTILRRLDKVFQKISKKPSIRRNTDWDAAAGLLKGIYDTMVKYPYIMHWQHIKALINTCQFLIVTECYSTEGVSSATAALMSQAPPPHFCSMVVRLIALQIQNTNDNCTLEQVCGGSSTFSTQDKTESMIMNLIMPLCLRVGSGRKVSDVSAMKQNDISFAMTLVLHAMSPPNTKSMASSGPNLKVAAEIRTGSLTFTGTRDTKTSSKINTSLYQVSFLALKIMTICFEGELITVWTRIARTMRELGKRNEAASFLWDFLDFVVTHRTPLYILMQPFIFQKLAQPPISDFERNIHAKIRDKMRGIGLPFPKSRGALLMELAHQMKELKEELEDASDNTDPKKPEAAQPTVQMTTETNHGRHQRHSLIGLFTGDHGTKGSAEHPHTTLPTKVPESSTSTSHVSTPNQAASDGQDGTANGSSTPCNAVTDRSSQRSSVSDDHGVQMPKPESLMSHKAHKLRFVSSVEFRHSSGETSTTPLSPGSPADDSSGETHPAKSRLQRIKPQSRKTFRIRKSRKNSRVELSHSKESEEPPQFGSPQVPLTPPVTTQTQVTPPTELPPVTVNNNQQQQQQQQQQQQQQQPQQQISDQHRLRISMRGKPTESSWDEDSAISQTSSTSGYRESYPVMHLRDNLENSPKAFPPLASPDIHDLPSTSSATTTNLQCDNSSPDCSLNENGERTALLSHTERSSSQHSLLMVFEHQDETTLI; this is encoded by the exons GAAAGCAGTCGGAGGATCTACTGGGACGCGAAAGTCCTCCCAGTCAGGGTATAAGCGCTTCAAGTTCTGAacaacaacatttattttcaagtGGACCTTCTACTACCACCGTCACAGTTACCGCcacaattacaaaaattaccgATGATGAG AACAACTGGGTGTCATCCCCCAAGGATACAGTTTTCCCCGAAACGATTCCTGAAGAAAGCTCCAGCACGGAAGAGGAACATGTGGTCATCTTCCGCTTACCATCTCTTCATGAATCGGATGGATTTCTTCGCGATCCATCCATTTACACC GCCGAGACTAGTTTGTTTCAATTGGCCATGAGGAAAAGTAGTACTGGAAAGAATAATGTCAAAGCAGAGCAGATTCCCGCAGCGTCAGTTCCAGATTCGAAACCAAGCAAGCCTTCCATACAGAAAATCGG GTTCATAAAAACTTCTAGTTCTTCGACTGATAAGGATTCTGTGGATAGCAGTAAGCACCCATCAACGGAGGGACCTGCCCCAGATATGGACGGTTCACGAAAAACTTTAACTGGAGCCCCACCAGTTGACATCACTGCGGCTACATTCCTAGACGTTGCGGTTTTGAGGTGCTTGTTTATAACTCACTGGCAAGAAGAAGGTATCTACTGGGCTCTCCACTATTTGTACAACAG GTTGAGAGACATCAGTGAAGAAACAGCAGCACAGCTACAGCCCCGTCGAAGGAGTAACTCTTTGCCAATACCGAAAATTGAGGTGTCTCTCTACCAAAGCACGGAACTAAAGAAGCAAGAGAACAACAAGGACTTTATAGAGGTTCCGGAGGTGAAAGACGTTTCGCTTTTAGCTG AATCTCCATACACCAATAAAAAACCGTTAGATGAACCAGTTCATCTCAGACGGGCCAGTGAAAAAATCAAGAAGAGAATGAAAATTGCAGACCTCAAGGCGTTCGTCGAAACAAAATTGTTGTCCAAATCGGACAAAGCGTTAGAAAAAATCGGACAGGACGAACCGAAACCATTAGGGGAACATGCG GATTACCATCGCAGTTTGGACACCGGTGATGAACATTTGTCACGACCCAACTCTGCAATGTCAAAGATGTTCGAACCCACCGCTAGTAACTTGGTCAAAGGGAAAAGTATGCCGAGTTTAAG ATATATGGGAGAAATCCACTGGGACCGTCGAAGGCCCAGCCGTTTCGAGCGACCGACACAACCCATGGCTAATCCCATCATAACTGTAACAGAACATACCCCGACACCATCTCCTGATTATCTAAAAAGACAG GGCTCCATGGACAGTCAGTTGGACGCTGCGAGTTTATCCGGGAGTAAATTGGGGAACTGGAATGAAAGAAAAGCGAGTCTGACTCGTTCCCAAACCGATTCTAATATTACTTATGCCGGGGAAGATATTCCAGAAGCTCCAGGTTCTGCGTGTTACATCACCAAAGAAGGCGACATCGACTTTCAAGTTGTGCTTAAA GCTGTCCATGCGACTGCGCTTCGAGACAACACCGTTTGTACTCTTCGAGTGTTGGAAGTTATTCTGAATCTGGTGGAACTTTTGATTGATGTCGGAGTTTTGAAACAAGGCCCAAGGAACGAAACTACAACCACCAGCGCTTCTGTCTCTGGACAAACTACAAGTCCGGGCAAAACACAAAAAGTTCCGACTAGTACCACGTACGCGTCTTTAGGTGGAGAACTTGAGAAAACAGCAAAACCCATGACATCCCACAAATTAATTATGCATATTATAATAAG AGTTCTTAAGCACTTGGGATGTCCACATGGATGTGCCGACGGACAAAGAGGACCTGCGGCTGAATTTTTGAGAACCCAGTGCCAAAATATCTTGGCCAAGTTGAATCGAGTTAGCGCAAACCAGTTCAAAAATTTCTTGCGAGATTACGTAAAATTTCAACCTCTGTCGGACGTTTTGGATCTCTTCCACGCATACGTCGGTTACTGTATTGACCCAAGTTCTTTGCTTTCGCCGTTGA ACCAGAAGCGGGGCTCTAGCAGGTCACCTGACACGGTATCGCAAGGTGGTTATGCCACGAACTTTGACACAGGCGTAGGTGGCGGCGGAATACGAGGAGTTGAGGGCCAGATTATGTCTCATGTTTTCAAACCGTTGGTTACTAGATTTGTCGATTCGGCCAAAGAAATTAAGACACCAGACAATTtg GGGTTGTACTGCGAAGTGCGCCAGCTAATGACGTACGTGAAAGAGGGACACGGTAGCGTTTTCCGAAGAGTTGCTCTGAGTGCTCTTATAGATACTGCCGATAGACCTAGCAAGAAGGAGGTTAATGTTCAAACGACGAGAGTCATAAG ACATATGCACCATTCGGAAATAGATGACCAAGGGGATGTCCCTACGGACACATCGTACACTATTGACGAAAGAGGAGTCAGAAAACTGTTGTTCAAGAAGCGAAGTACTTCATCAACTTGCGCC AGTTTGCTCGAGACTGAAGCAGAAGAATTGTCCAAAATTAGTCAAAGTCCTTTGGGCAACCTACGAAAGCGACATATTTTAACCCCTCGTCAAAGTGAAAGGGCTTTAGGTATTGTAGAACCGCCAACCAAGATTAAATCTAAATCGAAACTAGGTGGCATCG taAATTGGTTTAAGAAAAGCGACCAAACATCCGTCGATGACAATGAAAACCAAGAGAACGGAGATTCGGGAACGGATACTTCCAGTTTTATTCGACAAACTTCCAAATATTACCCAAACAAATCTGGAAAAAG TAATGTCGGTCAAACTCTGCAAAAAGCCAAAAGAAGAGTTGAAGATCGTTTCAACAAGTTCGTTCTGAAGAAAGGGAAAAAGAAAGATGGGAGTACAGAGGAAACATCAGGTGGAT ATCTCAGTCGTCGCAATTCTGTCGAGTTGGGAGAATCATCCAGAGAATCCGAATTTGTCGTTTTCAAAGAACGAAAACTGGTCGCAACGGCTCCAGTTTACCAAGGAGCGTTAAGACTGTCATTTCTGCTGGAAACGTGTCCTCCTGGATCCGTTCCAGATGCTCACCTTCTCGCGTCAATACTAGATTTG CCCCATTCCACTGTCGTCGCACGAGCTACCCTACTTCTTGAATGCTCGTACTTCGTGCATTGCTGCAACAAAGGACAATGGCCTTCATGGATGAAACTTAATTTCCCCATGTTTCGCCCTTCCGGTCCCCTCCCACCTCGAGGACCCAACACTGGCATTAGAAGATCGCACATCATGCAAAGAGCCGCcggaaaaatgttttatcaaTGGGCGGAAGTTTTGGGACAGAGACTTGAGGAAATTATCAATGAAGATAAGCATCTGGAGCCTCACATAGCTGCAATGGTGTTGGACgaacagaaacaaaaagaattgTTGATGCAAGATGAGGAAGAAGATTTTTTGGATGAAG CGAGTATAAACACTTATGGATCGAGTTGTTCGATGGCTCTTCGCCTGATCGCTTGTATCTTGCTGCACGAAATCACATCGTTCCTTCGGGAGACTTACCAGACGCTACCAAAGTCTTCGCGGATGACGGGAAAGGAGCGTCCGCCCCCGTGGGAGCGTTTATACAGTCGAGAAGCTAACAGAAGATGGAGCATGGCTTTGTCTTCGATGGGACACTCGCAGACTTCTGCCCAAAGTCTCCAATCCATCGCGGGCGACAGAGACTCAG GACAAGCTGAGCGAAAAATCAGTTTTGTCTTGCACGAACCCGATAACGAATCAGAGGGAAGCAGCAACACCACCGTCACTATGCAg GCAATGATGCAGGGTGAAGAAACCAAACGAATTGGACAACCTCCACGTCCTTACTTGTTGCGTCGAGGCACGGCAGCTCCTTCTGGTGGATCCTTCAAACGACGAAGTTTGAAGTTGAGACGCGGTACTAAAGAAGGCAAGGAGATGGAAATTGAAT GGCGAATTCCCGAAACCGTGAAGAGAACTGATTCCATACAGTCTAAAAGAAAAGTTAGTTCTTTGTCTGACAGGAGCGACACGTCTGAACCTGGAATGGCAGGTGAGGCGAGTGGTGAAGAATCTCCAGGTGTACTGAGCGATGACCAACCTCCCGAGAGTCCAAGCGACAGCAACGATACAGATGATACGACTAAAAACATGCCTTGGATGAAA GTAATGGTCCAAGTCTCCAATTCTTTTTATTACTTCTGTACCCACCAAAATTTCTGCCATCCTTTTTGCTACAGAAGGATAATGAGAAGTTGCAGTCGTCTTGTAAAAGCAGTTCGAAAAGTCTACGGTGAGGAGTTTGGGGTCTTAGATGACAAACTGAATATGGATTTTGGTGGCAAAAAGAAGGGTAACAAGAAGGACAAAAGTCAGAATCGGAAAGTATCAGACCAGACTAGTTCTCAAGTGTCTCCAATAAGACGAAAGGATAGTGTAGGCAAAAAGGAGAA AATCGAGAAGAATCTGGATGGGTCCCAGTTAAGCAAGTTGGCGTCCAAAGAGTCGTCTAGAGACATTGCCGATTCCGATACGGGACACGATCCTTCGAAGAGTACCAACGACAGTAAACCGCTAGAACCACcaccaattttaaaatacatcaAAACACAGGTGAAGGACGCTTTTCACAGTCCTTTGGCAGTACTGTTGAAAGGTGCCGTAATTTTGTCTGAAGAACATTTCATCGAAATAATTCCCGTTGCTTGGGAACTCCTTCTGGAAACTAATCAAGAAGTGACAGCGTCTGCTgcttcaatatttattttggcgGCGGTGAAAGCACCACAACCAGTGTCCGACATTATGCAACACGGTCTTTCTCATCCAGAAGCAGCAGTTCGCATCAATGCCATCCTGAG ATTTCAGGTATTGTGGAAGATGCGATACCAAGTGTGGCCCCGAATGGAAGAAAGCGCTCACATCTTGTTCAAAGTGCCACCTCCTGGCATCGAGTTTACTTTACCGTCACCGAAAATTGGAATTGAATCTCTGGACGTGGTCGATTCCCCTTGGGAACTCCTAGTGAAGACGAAAGTTGAAGAAGTGACCATCAATCAAGAACGACat AGATCTTTGGTGACTGCCACGAAGACTCGTAAGAAGCAACAAACGGAACTGATCAAAATGGCTCTTCAAGCTCAGGATGACAAGAAAAGggaggagagagagaattttttgataactACAATTCCCATTACTATTCAAGCGGCGCACGAGCCAAGTCTTTATCACACCAGCGAAGAACACGATGAAG CCGACGACGAGCAAGTTGAAGGTCAGACCAGAAACACGGGACACCATCTTCACTCAGCTCACTCTCTTTTTCCATCTTGTTTGTGTTCGGCAGTCGTTCAGATTATTACTCTGTTAGACGACGCTGCTGTCTCGGCAGATGGAAATGCCGTCTACGAAGTTGCTTATCAA GTGATATGGTGTTGCTTGGTGGAGGACAGCGCTTTATTTTTGAGATACATCCTTGAGCGCTTAACACGAGAGAAACAAGagcaaatgttcaaaatcttAAGACACGTAATCAGATTTATTCCGAAACTACCCCAACAAGCAGCTTTTGCTTTGTACAACTACATCATCGGATACGTCATGTTCTACGTAAGAAGTCCACACGAAGACGGTCAAATGTTAATCGGAGCCGCTTTGTCTCTGCTCTGGATGGTCGTTCACAGCGTTCACGGCATCATGTTTAAGGATTTGAAACAAATCTTGCGGAAGGAACAATGCGACGCGTCAATTTTACTCACCGCGAATGTTCCTTCAGCCAAGAAGATCATAGTTCACGGTCCTCAAG ATCCCGATGCCGCTGGTATACCTTCACAGTTCCCGGTGCAAGAGGACACTCAGTTTTGCCAAATCCTCAGAGAAGCTTTGGACTTCTTCGGGATTGAAGACAACCGTCAAAAGGAATTTTTCTTGGTCGATTACAAAACAC ATCAAATCCGTAATCCTGCTTCTTACGTACGTGACTACTATTTCTTTAAAAGGTCACAGTATCCTCAACTCGAATTGGTCCATATGAAACCTGAAGACGCGTTTAACGCTCTACAAAAGCAGGAACTTCTTCACAAGTTTGTGGAAATCGGCAAGGTTCTGCTGACTTGGGCGATTTTGAAAAACGTGGACATG GTGGTGCAAAGAGTTGTTTTTCTTCACGAAGAACTCATGAAACTGCCTTCTTTTCCGCGGAAAGCTCTCGAGTCAGACTTAGATCTGTACAAAGGTGGTGCATTAGGAAAAGAACTTCTTGGTTTGGACGTTCTGCACAAATTTATGTGGGTACGCCTGATCGCAAGAATGTTTGAAGCGATGGCCGGAAATTTTGCCTACTCTGGTGACATTCACTTGTTCTTGAATGTATTGAACGGTGCTGTAATGTTGCATTCCGAAGACGCGTGCATTTTGAGATACGTGATGGCAACCTACATCAACGCCGCTTtccatttcaaaaacattttttccaccaACGG CTACTTACTTATCATGCCCACTCTACTTAAAATTTACTCAAATCATCAAACCAACAAGTTGGTCACCACGACGATTGAATACGCggttaaacaattttatttaatgaacAGAAAACCTTTTATTCTACAAATGTTTGGTTCAGTGTCGGCCATGCTTGACACAGACGAAGAAGGCACTTTTGGTGATGCTCAcaaa ATTCAATCTAGCTGCCTCTTTAATCTCCTGTTGAGTTTAGAAACTCCATCTCCTGATCCTTTAAACATTGCTGAATTAGTTAAAGAAGATAAACCACTCAAAGCTATCGATTTCTGTTATCATGATGAAAACGAAATGGTCACGATTTTGGACTGCATATCACTCTGTGTTATGGTAGTTTCGTACTCATCTGAAAGTGTCAGAGGTTACCAGATGCTG ATCATTTTGGAAGCTATTTTACCTTGTTACGTTCAACATATTCAGTTACCTTCGTATAATAAAGAAGGCAAAACCGAGAAAGAAATCATCAATCACCTTGCAGTATCTATCAAAACATTGGTAAACAATTGTGAGGCTCTGACCAA GAGTTACAATGGACCTTATCGGTCGAGCCCCGAGCACAAAGGTTCCAGTCAAAGAAACTACAGCAGAGGTCCTTACTCTCCTGGATTTGATTTTGAAGACGAGTCTCACTCAAAGTTTATGAGCGAGCACTCTAGGGCCAAAAGCATGTACGAACACGACGTGGAAGATTCGGAAGTTCTCAGAGCTGATTACAGAAGACCCCGAGATGTACTTTTGTCTTTAGTAGGCGAATTTATGTGCAGAGCTACTGCAAGGCTCATAGAAttgaacaagaaaaataacCAAGAGGGTAAATTGATCGAGTTGTTGGATATCCGATCGCATATT cGCTTGGCCGACATCGCTCACAGTTTACTAAAAGTGTCGCCTTACGACCCCGAGTCTATGGGATGCAGAGGTCTTCAACATTACATGAGTTATATTTTACCGTCGACTGAATGGGCAAATGATGCGATGAGACCTGCTCTGGTGACAATATTGCGAAGACTCGATaaagttttccaaaaaatatccaaaaaaCCATCGATTCGG AGAAATACAGATTGGGACGCAGCTGCTGGTCTTCTTAAGGGAATATACGACACCATGGTAAAGTACCCCTACATAATGCATTGGCAACATATAAAAGCACTAATCAACACGTGTCAG tttttaatTGTCACCGAATGTTATTCGACAGAAGGAGTCTCCTCAGCGACGGCCGCTTTGATGAGCCAAGCTCCGCCCCCACATTTCTGTTCAATGGTGGTGCGTTTGATAGCGCTTCAGATTCAAAATACCAAC GACAACTGCACATTGGAGCAAGTATGTGGAGGCAGTTCCACGTTTTCTACGCAAGACAAGACAGAGAGTATGATAATGAATCTCATTATGCCTTTGTGTTTGAGAGTTGGTAGCGGTCGAAAAG TTTCAGATGTTTCGGCTATGAAACAAAATGATATTAGTTTTGCTATGACCTTAGTTCTGCACGCCATGAGTCCTCCTAACACGAAGTCGATGGCGTCGTCAGGACCAAATTTAAAAGTGGCGGCGGAAATTCGAACCGGCAGTTTAACTTTCACTGGCACCAGAGACACGAAGACTTCGTCGAAAATTAATACTTCGTTGTATCAAGTGTCATTTCTAG CTTTGAAAATCATGACGATATGTTTTGAAGGCGAGTTGATAACGGTGTGGACTCGAATCGCGCGAACCATGAGAGAACTGGGAAAAAGAAACGAAGCAGCCAGCTTCTTGTGGGACtttttagattttgttgttacgCATCGTACCCCACTATACATTTTGATGCAACCCTTTATCTTTCAGAAG TTGGCACAACCGCCGATATCAGATTTCGAACGCAACATACACGCAAAAATCCGAGATAAAATGAGGGGGATAGGGTTACCCTTTCCCAAGAGTCGAGGAGCTCTGCTCATGGAGCTTGCCCATCAAATGAAGGAACTGAAAGAAGAACTCGAAGATG CTTCGGATAACACCGATCCAAAGAAACCGGAAGCAGCGCAACCTACTGTACAGATGACCACTGAAACCAATCACGGACGTCATCAGCGCCATTCGCTGATTGGTTTATTCACAGGTGACCACGGAACTAAAGGATCGGCTGAGCATCCGCATACGACGCTTCCAACAAAAG TTCCAGAATCTTCCACTAGCACCAGTCACGTGTCAACACCGAATCAGGCCGCAAGCGATGGACAAGACGGCACCGCCAATGGTAGTTCCACCCCTTGCAATGCAGTTACTG ATCGGTCATCCCAAAGGTCATCTGTGAGTGACGACCATGGCGTACAGATGCCTAAACCCGAATCCTTAATGTCTCACAAGGCCCATAAACTTCGCTTTGTTTCTTCTGTAGAGTTTAGACACTCCTCAG GAGAAACTTCAACTACACCCTTGAGTCCCGGAAGCCCAGCGGATGACAGTTCCGGCGAAACCCACCCTGCTAAATCTCGTTTGCAACGAATAAAACCGCAAAGCAGGAAAACTTTCCGTATTCGGAAAAGCCGGAAGAACAGCCGAGTGGAA CTGTCGCATAGCAAAGAGTCTGAAGAACCTCCACAATTTGGGTCTCCACAAGTACCTTTAACCCCACCAGTGACCACTCAAACTCAAGTAACTCCACCTACAGAGTTGCCCCCAGTAACAGTGAACAACAAtcagcaacaacaacaacagcagcagcaacaacaacaacaacaacaaccgcAACAGCAAATCTCCGATCAACACCGATTAAGAATTTCAATGCGAGGTAAACCCACCGAGAGTTCGTGGGATGAAGACAGCGCCATCTCTCAAACGTCTAGCACTTCTGGGTACAGAGAGTCGTATCCGGTTATGCATTTAAGagataatctggaaaatagcCCCAAGGCCTTTCCACCTTTGGCTTCACCCGACATTCACGACTTACCATCTACGAGCAGTGCTACCACTACAAATCTGCAATGCGACAACAGCTCTCCAGATTGTTCTTTGAACGAAAATGGAGAAAGGACCGCCCTTTTGAGTCACACTGAGAGGTCCTCCTCCCAACATTCTCTGCTCATGGTGTTTGAACATCAAGACGAAACCACACTCATATAA